Part of the Varibaculum massiliense genome is shown below.
CCCACGTAGCGGGTAGGATCCGCCCCGGCCTGCGCAACTTCCTCTAAAATCACGCTTTTTACCGAGGCCACATCGGTAACCAGCGCGGTGGGAAACTCTTTTAACGCGGCGATTACCTGGTCGGCAGCCACATCAGGCGGGGTGGCTACGATTACCAGTGCGGGGTCGGGGCAGTCTTCCTCCCATCTTTGCCCCGCCCCCATATCGCAGGCCAGAGCACTAACTACTGGATAAATATCCCGTAGAAAAACTGGCAATCCCAGTTTGCTTAGGCGCATCCCCAGTGACGCCCCCAGTAATCCGGCACCGATAATCAACACTGGTCCGGTAGTTCCAACCTGTGTCTTGTCCGCAGCTGCTTTAGTGTTCTCCATTTTTCCAGCCTAAAGGTCTACGCTCTTCATCAGTACGCTTAGCTCCGGTTTTGAGAGACGGCGGGTTGCACCCAGGGGTAAAGTCCCCAGTTTCACGGTGCCATGCGCGATCCGCGACAGTTCCATCACCGGGGCTCCAACTTCCTCAAACATCCGGCGCACGATGCGGTTTCGCCCCAGATGTAGCTCAATTTCCACCAAGGTGAGCCCCCCGTGTGTCCCTTTTATTGATACCCGGTCAGCCTGCGCAAACCCGTCCTCCAGCATGATTCCGGAGCGCAGCTCCTGGGCAGTCTTGCCGGTGAATTTACCTTTCACAGTCGCTAAATAGGTTTTCGGTACCTCCCAGGAGGGGTGGGTGAGGCGGTTCGCGAGTTCCCCATCGTTAGTTA
Proteins encoded:
- a CDS encoding pseudouridine synthase codes for the protein MPVVKPQTTPESGKEERLQKVLAAAGVASRRACEKLIVSGRVKVNGKVVRELGTKVDPDQVMLHVDGQLVMIDDSRVTIALNKPTGVESSLRGDPHDLTQFLTDYRERLFHVGRLDVDTSGLLLLTNDGELANRLTHPSWEVPKTYLATVKGKFTGKTAQELRSGIMLEDGFAQADRVSIKGTHGGLTLVEIELHLGRNRIVRRMFEEVGAPVMELSRIAHGTVKLGTLPLGATRRLSKPELSVLMKSVDL